Genomic window (Gelria sp. Kuro-4):
AATCCCGCTCTGGCGGCCAAGGAGCTCGACGCCAACTACTTCCAACACATCCCGTACCTGGAGAGCTTCAATAAGGGCACCGGCAACAGCCTCACCTACATCGCCCGCGTTCACATCGAACCCATGGGCATCTACTCTAAGAAGCTTAAGGACCTCAAGGATGTGCCGGCCGGTGCCAGCGTCGCCATCCCCAACGACGCCACCAACGGCGGGCGGGCCCTGCTCCTTTTGCAGAGCGCCGGGCTTCTTAAGCTGAAAGAAGGCGTGGGCATCACCGCCACGCCCCTCGACATCGCCGAGAACCCGCACAACCTGAAGATCAAGGAGCTGGATGCGGCCTCCCTGCCGCGCACGCTCGCAGACGTGGACCTGGCCGTGATCAACACCAACTACGCCCTGGAAGCGAAGCTGGTGCCCACCCAGGATGCGCTTTTTATCGAAGACAAGGATTCGCCCTATGTGAACGTCCTGGTGGTGCGGCCGGAGGACAAGGATAAAGAGCCGCTTCAAAAACTGGCCGCTGCCCTCAACACACCCGAGGTGAAGCAGTTCATCGAGGAGAAATACCAGGGCGCCGTGGTACCGGCCTTCTGACGGCCGCCGCCCGCTTTCGCCCTTTGTCCGGCCGGTCCCGGCCTTCCCGTGGCGGAGCAACGTACTCTGCGCGGCCTGGGACCGGCTTGTCTTGTGCGGCTGCAGCGCCGGGTAGAGTGAAGGCGCTTCCGGGTTAAACTAAACCGGGGTGATAGCGATGGAACTTGAACTTACCCCGACCCAGGCTTTGCGCCGGCGCCTCTTTCGGGAGGTGGCAGGCGCGCTCCAGGCCGGAACACTGGTCGCAAAAGTGGAGGACTTGGCAAAAAGCCTGACCCCGTTCTGGCGCGAGCGGGGGCAGAGCGAAGCGGCGGCCCGGCAGGCGGCCGCCGGGCACGTGCGCTGTGCGCTGGGGCTCAACCCGCACCCGGCGGGCGGGGAAACCCTTGCCCAGGCGGCGCGGCGCGCCCTGGAGACAGGTACACCGGAAACGCCCACCATTGTGGCGGTTCCCGGCGCCTGCGCCGGTTGCCGGGACATGGAGTGCGCCGCCGAAGCCGCCTGTGTCACCGGAGCACTAAAAAAAGGACCGGCGGGTACGGTCCAAGTTGACAACGAGCGCTGCCTCAACTGCGGGCTCTGCATCGGCGCCTGCCGGGCGGCCGCGCTGTCGGACAAAGCGGAGATAGTGCAGGTGGCCAAGCTCCTCCTTGACGGGCGGGGGCCGGTGGCGGCAGTGGTGGCCCCGGCCTTCGCCGGGCAGTTCGGGCCGGACGTTTTCGGCGAGGAAGTGGCGGCGGCACTCCGGGAGTTCGGCTTTCACCGGGTGGTGGAGGTGGCCTTGGGGGCGGACGTCATCACCATTAAGGAAGCAGAGGAGTACCTGCGGCGCATCCGGCGCGGTGACCCCTTTATGATCACGTCCTGCTGCTGCCCGCCCTTTATCCGCCTGGTACAGAAGTTCCGCCCGCGCCTGGCGCACCTTATTTCCGATTCAGTTTCCCCCATGATCGCCATCGGCCGCCTGGAGAAGGCTGAGCACCCCGGTACGCGCGTGGTGTTCATCGGTCCCTGCATCGCCAAAAAGTCGGAGGCGCGCCAGAGGGAGCTGGCCGACGCCGTGGACTTTGTCCTCACCTTCGAGGAGGCGGCCGCCCTGCTGGAAGCGGGGGGCATCACCGTGCCGCGCCGGGCGGCGGCGCCCGCCCTGCGGGACGCCAGCCACGACGGCCGTATCTACGGGCACACCGGCGGCGTTACAGCCGCCATCATGCGCAGCATCGCGAAACTGGCCCCCGGCACGGCGGTGGCCGCGCGCCAGGGCAACGGCATTAAAGAGTGCAGTGAACTTCTCAAGAAGGCCGAAGCCGGCGAACTTAAGGCCACCTTCCTCGAAGGCATGGCCTGCCCGGGCGGCTGCGTGGGCGGCCCGGGGAAGCTCGTCCCGCCGGAGGTCGGCCGTCAAGAGGTCGATGAGTTCGCCGCCGAGGCCCCGGTGCTGGAGGCGGTCAGCAACGAGCGGGCCCGCTCGCTGTACGCCCGCCACGCCCCGGCGGTAAACCTTACCTCCGTAAAACCCCCCGACCCGGTATCACCGGCGGACAAGTAAAAACACGGGCACAGGAACTTCCTTCTTAACCCCTCCGGTAGTGCTCGTAATTTTCCGACGCATCCCTGCAGGCTTTATACCGGCGCAAACCGTAGGGGCGCATTTATTGCGCCCCTACGCCGGCACTCTATACATCCTACGCCGAGGCCTGGGCTTGGCGGCGGGCGTCCTTGCGCTCGCCCTTGGCCAGGACGGCCTTGCGCAGGCGGATGCTCTTGGGCGTTATCTCCACCAGCTCGTCGTCGCGGATGTAGGCCAGGGCCTGCTCCAGCGTGAGGATGCGCGGCTCATCCAGCTTCACCGCAATATCCGACGTGGACGAACGCATGTTGGTGACGTGCTTCTTCTTCGCGATATTCACATCGATATCGTCGGGGCGGGAATTCTCGCCCACGATCATGCCCTCGTACACCCGGGTGCCCGGCGTCACAAAGAGGGTACCCCGTTCCTGGATACTGCTGATGGCGTAGGCCGTGGCCTCACCCTCTTCCCAGGCCACCAGGCTGCCGCCGGAGCGGGTCGGGATCGGGCCCCGGTAGGGGCCGTAGCCGGCGAAGTTCTGGGTCAGGATGCCGTTACCTTTGGTTAAGGTGGCAAATTCCGAGGCATAGCCGATGAGGCCGCGCATGGGTACGGTAAACTCCAGGCGCACGCGGTCCTCACCGCGCGGCATCATCCCGGTCATTTCCCCTTTGCGCGCGCCCAAAGACTCGATCGCCGGTCCCACATACTCCTGCGGTACGTCGATCACCACGCGCTCCAGTGGTTCTTCTACACCCTGCGCGCCTTCTTTGAGGATAACGCGCGGCTTGGAGACCGCCAGCTCGTAGCCCTCACGGCGCATGGTTTCGATGAGGATGCTGAGGTGGAGTTCACCCCGTCCCGCCACCTCGAAGGCATCGGGGCTGTCGGTTTCGCGCACGCGCAGGGCCACGTTGGTGCGCGCCTCCTTGAACAGGCGCTCGCGCAGCTGGCGCGAGGTGACGTAGGTGCCTTCTTCCCCGGCAAAGGGGCTGTCGTTCACCCGGAAGGTCATGGTGAGGGTGGGCTCGTCCACGGTAATCGGCGGGAGCGGCTGCGGTGCAAGCGGGTCCATGATGGTCTCGCCGATCTTAACCTCCCCGAGGCCGGTAACGGCTACGATGTCGCCTGCCGTGGCGCGCTCGATGGGCACCCGCTTCAGGCTCTGGAAGGTGAACACCTCGGCCACCTTCGCCTGACGGGGCTGCGCGTCGCCGTAGGCCACCGCCACCCCCTGCCCGGGAGTGAGCGTGCCGTTGGCCAGGCGGCCGATGGCGATCCGGCCCACGTAGTCACTCCAGTCGAGTGTAGTGATCAGGAGCTGGAGCGGCGCCGCCGCATCTCCGCCCGGGGCCGGCACCCAGTCCACCACCGCATCGAGGAGAGGCAGAACATTGGGCGTGCCGGCGGCCAACAGCCGCCGGGCCTCCTCTAGGTCCGGGTGGGCCACCCCCGCCCGGGCCGAGGCATAGATGATCGGAAAATCGATCTGCTCGTCGCCGGCGCCCAGGTTGATGAACAGCTCCAGGACCTCGTCCACCACCTCGAGCGGCCGCGCCCCCGGCCGGTCGATCTTGTTCACCACCAGGAGCGGCTTTACGCCTTGGCCCAGGGCCTTTTCCAGCACGAAGCGCGTCTGCGGCATGGGGCCGTCAAAGGCGTCCACCACGAGCAGCGCCCCATCCACCATGCTGAGCACCCGCTCCACCTCGCCGCCGAAGTCGGCGTGGCCGGGCGTGTCGACGATGTTGATTTTGGTATCTTTGTAGAACACGGCCGTGTTCTTGGCCAGAATGGTGATGCCGCGCTCCCGTTCCAGGTCGTTGGAGTCGAGGACCCGCTCCCTGACCTCCTGGTTGCTGCGGAAAACCCCCGTCTGCCGGAGGACGCAGTCCACCAGCGTGGTTTTACCGTGATCCACATGGGCGATAATGGCAATGTTTCTAAGCTGCATACAGCGACCCCTCGTTTCTTGTACACAGCCTAGACTAGCAATTCACCGCCCTTTTGTCAACCCCGGGGTCAGGTATCAACTTATCCAACTTTTTCTCACGTTTGAGAAGACGGGTGCGCCGGCGGCTACTCGTCCACAAGCGCAGCGGGCACCACGCGGATCACGCGCCCGCGCAGCACCCGGGTGGGCAAAACCCGGTAGGAGCTGATGAGCACCCGGTGGTTCAGCGGGTCGCGCGTGAGGGTGACATAGAGGATCTGCCCCCGATCGGTGTGGGGGTCGCGTTGGTTGGAGATGAAGTTCCCGAGCGAGTAGGCCGCCAGGACCCGTTCGTCGCCGCCCGGTCTGATGATTTCCGCCAGGGGCTGCAGCACATGGGGGTGGCTGCCCAGGATGAGGTCCGCCCCGGCACCCGCCAGCTTTCTGGCGAGCTCTTCCTGCTCCGCCGCAGGCCGCCTCTGGTATTCCTGGCCCCAGTGCATGCTCACCACCACGAACTCGGCGCCGCCCGCCCGCGCCGCCGCGATGTCCTTGGCCGCCTGCTCCCAATTCCAGGTGTTTACCAGGTACTCCTTCCCAGCGGGAGGCTTAAGCCCGTTGGTGCTCAGGGTGTAGGCCAAAAAGGCCAGTTTAAACCCCTTCAGAGTATGCAGCAGCGGCCCGCGGTCGGCTGCGCCGGCGAAGGTGCCGGTGGAAAGGAGTCCGGCCGCCTTGAGGTTCCGGAGCGTGGCCAGGACCCCGGCCTCGCCTTGATCCAAGGCGTGGTTGTTGGCGGTGGTGACGATGTCCACGCCGGCGCCGGACAGGGCCTGGGCCAGGACCGCCGGGGAGTTGAAGCGGGGATAGCCGCGGTAAGGGCGCGCGTCGTCGAGCACCGTTTCCAGGTTGGCTACGGTAAGGTCGGCAGCGCGCAGGTGGGGCGCCACGGCCGCAAAGGCCGGGCTGAAGTCGTAGACCTTTCGTTCCGCGTCCCAGGCCGCCCGCACCTGCGGCAGGTGGCACATGATATCTCCCACGGCGGCCAGGGTTAAGGTGGCCAGGGGTGCCGGTGCAAGCACCGCCGCCTCCGGGGTGCTCGGCGGCACCGCCGGCGTGCGCCTCCATCCGGCCAGAGCCGCCAGTGCAAGGAGCGCTGCCAGCACGACGGAGAAGAGCGGGACGAGGGCAGCCCCCGCCCTTTGTTCCGGCCGCCGGTTGAACCGGGTTTCCCGCACTCCAGTCGCCTCCTTCGCCGCCGAACGTCCGCCAACACCGTCACACCCGGGCGCAGGCTCCGCTACCATTTTATTCCTATCCTTTCCATCGTACTCCATCCGGCTCTGCCCGTCAACCCGGTCAATCGGCCCGGCGGCCGCCCACACCGGCGGAAAGAGGAAGGGGGCGGCCGGAGCCGCCCCGCGCATCCTACCACCGCTTTTCTTTCCGGGTTGGTTTGCTTTACAGAATCAATGCCAATGCTGGCTGGCGTAATACGCCGATGCCGTGCTCAGAATGCTGTTGAAGAAGAAGGGGATCGTGCCCTGCGCCTGGAAACGGTACACCAGATCCGGGCTGGAAAGGATCACACGGCCGTCCCCCACCGGTACGTCGAGAATGGCCGCCTTGCCGGAGAGTTTCTTCTCTTTGTCATCAAGGAAACCGGAAAGAAGCGGGTCCGCAGTGAAGCTCGCCACCACCCGGCCCTGTTCGGCCACAAAGGCGGGGTTGTTCTCGTAGAAAACGGCCTCCTCGGCATCAAAGCCGTAGCCCACCGGCTGAGACGCGTCCACCTTTATCCCCAGGATGGAGCCGGGCGCGTTCACTCCCTTAAGATCTACCAGCTTTACTCCCGGCACCAGGCCCTGTTCCACCGGGAAGGCCGCCGCCTTCCCCATGGCGAGAAGCGTCCCCCCGTTGTTGACGTAGGCCGCAAGTTTGGCCACGCCCTCCTTACCTAAGCCGCCCTGGTACGGCGGGGGCATTTTGCTGCTGCCTTCGAGAATGTTCTGCGGCCGCATATCCGGGAGGACGATGATATCGTACTGGCTGAGGTCGCCCGTCTTTACCGCCGTGTTGTCCAACCGGTCGTACTTCAGGCCGTAGTAGTCCAGCACATAGCGCGTCCAGCCCTCGTCCATGGTGTCCACCCAGCCGTGGTAGAGGCCGATCTTGGGCTCGTGCAGCGCCTTGAAGGAACCGGAGGGGGCCGCGGCCAGGGCCTGCCCGCTGAGGCCGAGGCTTTCCACCTGGGCCTTGAAGTCGGCGAAAGCCATACGGCCCAGCTTCTGCACCCAAAGTGTGCCGGCTGCAAAAGTCTGGCTGCCGACGCTGAAGGGAGCCGTCGCCTGGGCGACCTCTGCACCCTGGGCCCAGAGCTCGCCCAGGAGCTTCACCAGGTTGTTGTTGCTTTGGTGCTTCACCAGATAGCCGACGCTGCTCTCTTCACCGTTCAGCGTTCCCTCAAGCTCCGCCTTCTCTACCGGACGGAGCGGCACGTCAAAGACCGCCTTGTCCGTAACCGCCGCCGTGGCTACGTCCCGCAAGAGCCCGTAGGTCCAGGCGGTGACATCGTACGGTTCGTTGAAGTAGGGCTGGTAGACCTGTTTCTCCAACAAGGTCTTGGCCAGCCGGCCGTACGGCTGGTTGAGAAGCACCACGTAGCTTCCGGCCGGGTAGGTTTTCCCGCCGGCCGTGAAGGCGGCGGTAGCCTCTTTGACCTCGATGCGGTGTTTGAGGAGGTTCGCCACCAGGTCGGCCACCGCGGCCGGATCCTCCTGCCCCGCCGGGATGACGTAGGCGTAGGGCGGTTCGTTCGTCCCCGCCTCTACCGCCTGCTTCCCCTTGAGGTAGAAGTGCTCGAGGACGGTATCCTTGTCCTTGGCGGTGAGCTCCAGGGAAAGCAGCACGCCCGTCTCCTGGTAGTCGATGTTGTCCCGCAGGCGCCAGACGCTGCCCTTCCACGGCAGGGGCATGTACCAGTGGAT
Coding sequences:
- a CDS encoding M14 family metallopeptidase, which codes for MLGRKGWLRFAALLVAFLVVFSSGVLAAPPVPTPESMLGYPVGADYHLTEWSKIVGYMEALDKASPRVQVIPYGTTPEGKPLILTVVSSEENIKNLKKYQEISARLADPRGLGEKEAQKLIKEGKAIYWICANIHSTEVGSAEMVMELAYKLAGGTDAQTKNILDNVIVVIDPSINPDGHDIFTEWYNKYKGTEWAGSRPPYYGKYVSHDNNRDLIALALPEISQNVEARFLFHPQVYHDLHQGVPRMWINPTQDPNDPNISPITQADWIKYGGYIISGMTAKGMAGVVTASLFDNWYPGYNDQFTTYHNGMGLLFETEGGWGADPETSGPADSEKEIHWYMPLPWKGSVWRLRDNIDYQETGVLLSLELTAKDKDTVLEHFYLKGKQAVEAGTNEPPYAYVIPAGQEDPAAVADLVANLLKHRIEVKEATAAFTAGGKTYPAGSYVVLLNQPYGRLAKTLLEKQVYQPYFNEPYDVTAWTYGLLRDVATAAVTDKAVFDVPLRPVEKAELEGTLNGEESSVGYLVKHQSNNNLVKLLGELWAQGAEVAQATAPFSVGSQTFAAGTLWVQKLGRMAFADFKAQVESLGLSGQALAAAPSGSFKALHEPKIGLYHGWVDTMDEGWTRYVLDYYGLKYDRLDNTAVKTGDLSQYDIIVLPDMRPQNILEGSSKMPPPYQGGLGKEGVAKLAAYVNNGGTLLAMGKAAAFPVEQGLVPGVKLVDLKGVNAPGSILGIKVDASQPVGYGFDAEEAVFYENNPAFVAEQGRVVASFTADPLLSGFLDDKEKKLSGKAAILDVPVGDGRVILSSPDLVYRFQAQGTIPFFFNSILSTASAYYASQHWH
- a CDS encoding CapA family protein, coding for MRGAAPAAPFLFPPVWAAAGPIDRVDGQSRMEYDGKDRNKMVAEPAPGCDGVGGRSAAKEATGVRETRFNRRPEQRAGAALVPLFSVVLAALLALAALAGWRRTPAVPPSTPEAAVLAPAPLATLTLAAVGDIMCHLPQVRAAWDAERKVYDFSPAFAAVAPHLRAADLTVANLETVLDDARPYRGYPRFNSPAVLAQALSGAGVDIVTTANNHALDQGEAGVLATLRNLKAAGLLSTGTFAGAADRGPLLHTLKGFKLAFLAYTLSTNGLKPPAGKEYLVNTWNWEQAAKDIAAARAGGAEFVVVSMHWGQEYQRRPAAEQEELARKLAGAGADLILGSHPHVLQPLAEIIRPGGDERVLAAYSLGNFISNQRDPHTDRGQILYVTLTRDPLNHRVLISSYRVLPTRVLRGRVIRVVPAALVDE
- a CDS encoding MetQ/NlpA family ABC transporter substrate-binding protein, with amino-acid sequence MKTKVRLALFIVAVLVATSLAACAPAKPQENGGSSEPAAQAQVTLKVGATTVPHAEILNFVKPALAKEGITLEVKEFSDYTQLNPALAAKELDANYFQHIPYLESFNKGTGNSLTYIARVHIEPMGIYSKKLKDLKDVPAGASVAIPNDATNGGRALLLLQSAGLLKLKEGVGITATPLDIAENPHNLKIKELDAASLPRTLADVDLAVINTNYALEAKLVPTQDALFIEDKDSPYVNVLVVRPEDKDKEPLQKLAAALNTPEVKQFIEEKYQGAVVPAF
- the typA gene encoding translational GTPase TypA; translated protein: MQLRNIAIIAHVDHGKTTLVDCVLRQTGVFRSNQEVRERVLDSNDLERERGITILAKNTAVFYKDTKINIVDTPGHADFGGEVERVLSMVDGALLVVDAFDGPMPQTRFVLEKALGQGVKPLLVVNKIDRPGARPLEVVDEVLELFINLGAGDEQIDFPIIYASARAGVAHPDLEEARRLLAAGTPNVLPLLDAVVDWVPAPGGDAAAPLQLLITTLDWSDYVGRIAIGRLANGTLTPGQGVAVAYGDAQPRQAKVAEVFTFQSLKRVPIERATAGDIVAVTGLGEVKIGETIMDPLAPQPLPPITVDEPTLTMTFRVNDSPFAGEEGTYVTSRQLRERLFKEARTNVALRVRETDSPDAFEVAGRGELHLSILIETMRREGYELAVSKPRVILKEGAQGVEEPLERVVIDVPQEYVGPAIESLGARKGEMTGMMPRGEDRVRLEFTVPMRGLIGYASEFATLTKGNGILTQNFAGYGPYRGPIPTRSGGSLVAWEEGEATAYAISSIQERGTLFVTPGTRVYEGMIVGENSRPDDIDVNIAKKKHVTNMRSSTSDIAVKLDEPRILTLEQALAYIRDDELVEITPKSIRLRKAVLAKGERKDARRQAQASA
- a CDS encoding [Fe-Fe] hydrogenase large subunit C-terminal domain-containing protein, which translates into the protein MELELTPTQALRRRLFREVAGALQAGTLVAKVEDLAKSLTPFWRERGQSEAAARQAAAGHVRCALGLNPHPAGGETLAQAARRALETGTPETPTIVAVPGACAGCRDMECAAEAACVTGALKKGPAGTVQVDNERCLNCGLCIGACRAAALSDKAEIVQVAKLLLDGRGPVAAVVAPAFAGQFGPDVFGEEVAAALREFGFHRVVEVALGADVITIKEAEEYLRRIRRGDPFMITSCCCPPFIRLVQKFRPRLAHLISDSVSPMIAIGRLEKAEHPGTRVVFIGPCIAKKSEARQRELADAVDFVLTFEEAAALLEAGGITVPRRAAAPALRDASHDGRIYGHTGGVTAAIMRSIAKLAPGTAVAARQGNGIKECSELLKKAEAGELKATFLEGMACPGGCVGGPGKLVPPEVGRQEVDEFAAEAPVLEAVSNERARSLYARHAPAVNLTSVKPPDPVSPADK